The proteins below come from a single Xenopus tropicalis strain Nigerian chromosome 9, UCB_Xtro_10.0, whole genome shotgun sequence genomic window:
- the LOC116407815 gene encoding protein kinase C delta type-like: MEERRKKRKKRSQTPEEKEPLQDKGFMEKMAKNQDGEVFPTDKPNLKEKTSPDENVKMRKSLSDETSKPESKKRKKDKEEKNEKKTSSEDLQSSSYGRSKEQEDNKEKKRPRSPDLLEDESAKKKSRVEGRRPPPLDIRSYKFHRKLGEGSGGKVMLASFAPKKQLVAIKIVPKKPNRCNYPWISMEAWLSKIARECPFLCHSHATFQSKAQAFFVLEYAGGGTLYRMISRKKNLPTKSIQFYTAEMVVALQFLHSNGIIHRDLKPDNILVDNDGHIKICDFGIAAAGMFAGWKIRGLAGTPGYRAPEMLSLEAYDAGADWWSLGVIMYEMATGRKPFVPSLDPAKEFLDMKLTKVDYPSHMSQEMLDLLPKLLEMDNNNRLGVNGNIREHQFFAGINWSELEKRTTQTPFKPKIQPADKLKEIKPGFCAETSEENKLEDFTYVDYNWNWQE, encoded by the exons ATGGAggagagaagaaagaagaggaaaaaaaggaGCCAGACTCCAGAAGAAAAGGAACCTCTACAGGATAAAGGCTTCATGGAGAAGATGGCTAAGAATCAAGATGGGGAAGTCTTTCCAACTGACAAACCCAACCTAAAAGAGAAGACCAGCCCTGATGAAAATGTGAAGATGAGAAAAAGCCTCTCAGATGAGACCAGCAAACCTGAGAGCAAGAAGAGGAAGAaggataaagaagaaaaaaatgaaaagaaaaccagCTCAGAAGATCTTCAAAGCAGCAGTTATGGAAGGAGTAAGGAGCAGGAAGACAACAAGGAGAAGAAAAGACCAAGGAGCCCAGATCTGTTAGAAG ATGAAAGTGCAAAGAAGAAATCCCGTGTGGAAGGGAGAAGGCCACCCCCCCTGGACATACGGAGTTACAAATTCCATCGAAAGCTGGGAGAAGGCAGCGGTGGAAAG GTGATGTTGGCATCATTTGCACCAAAGAAACAGCTCGTGGCAATTAAGATAGTGCCGAAAAAACCAAACAGGTGCAACTATCCGTGGATCAGTATGGAGGCATGGCTCTCGAAGATCGCCAGAGAATGCCCCTTTCTGTGCCACTCACATGCCACATTCCAGTCCAAG GCCCAAGCCTTCTTTGTGCTGGAGTATGCCGGTGGGGGGACGCTGTACAGGATGATTTCCCGTAAAAAAAATTTACCAACGAAGAGCATCCA gttcTACACTGCAGAGATGGTGGTTGCCCTACAGTTTCTGCACTCCAATGGCATCATCCATCG TGATCTCAAGCCTGACAACATCTTGGTGGATAACGACGGACACATCAAGATCTGCGACTTCGGCATCGCTGCTGCAGGAATGTTCGCCGGATGGAAGATCAGGGGATTGGCAGGAACACCTGGATACCGTGCCCCAGAG ATGTTGTCATTGGAGGCGTACGACGCTGGAGCGGACTGGTGGTCGCTTGGTGTCATCATGTACGAAATGGCCACTGGAAGGAAGCCATTTGTCCCATCACTTGATCCTGCTAAGGAGTTTTTGGATATGAAGCTGACAAAGGTTGATTATCCAAGTCACATGAGCCAGGAAATGCTGGACCTTCTGCCAAAG cttctgGAGATGGACAATAACAACCGTTTAGGAGTAAATGGGAACATCAGGGAACATCAATTCTTTGCCGGAATCAACTGGAGTGAGCTTGAAAAGAGAACAACTCAGACACCTTTCAAGCCCAAAATT CAACCAGCAgataaattaaaagaaattaaaccAGGATTCTGTGCTGAGACCTCCGAGGAAAATAAGCTAGAAGACTTTACCTATGTGGATTACAACTGGAATTGGCAGGAGTAA